The genome window CTTTAGCAACCACTTCTGCTCTTTGAATACCGTCCGGAAGCTCTTCACGAATTTCAGTACCTTTTTCAGAAAGGACTTCCCAATTTTTAGGGAGCAGATTTTTTATCCCTTCTAAAACAGTGACACATTCTGATTCATTTTGCGGAGCCGTGTAGTCTCCAAGCTGATTATAAAGCGAATCTATGCTAGGACCTACAACAGCTATTTTTTTTGGTTCGCCCACTAAAGGTAATGTTTCGAAGTCGTTTTTCAAAAGACAAATACCCTCTCTAGCAGCTTGTAAATTTAGTTGTCTCCAATCAGACTTCGGTTCTTGAATGTCTTCTTCCACAAATGGTTGTTCAAATAGACCTAATTGGAATTTCACTTGGAGCACTCGACTTACAGCGTCATCAACAATCTTTTCATCAAGGATTCCTTTTTCCACGCTTTCTTCAAGAAATGGAAACACTTCATCCCACAAACTCAAATCCACACCGGCTTCAAGAGCCATTTTCGCGGCTTTTTTGGGATCAGGATTTAGTTTTAATAATCTGTCAAGGGCACAGCCATCTGCCATGACAATCCCGGAAAAACCCATTTCTTCTCGCAAAATAGTTGTTAAAAGCTCTTTGTTCGCGTGACATGGAACCCCGTCAATCTCATTGTAAGCTGCCATAACGCCAAGAGCGCCACTTCTAATTCCAGCACGCATTGGATCCAAGAAAATCTCTCTAAGTTCCCTTACACCAATAGAAACTGGTCCAGAATTATGCCCACCAATCGGCTCGCCTTGTGCTGCAAAATGTTTTAAAATAACAGCAATTTTCCCGCTCGCTTGAAAACCTTCCGTAATCGCCGCTGTTAATTCCGCTGCAAGATATGGATCTTCACCGTAACACTCTTCAGCGCGCCCCCATCTCGGGTCTCGAAGTATATCTAATGCTGAAGCAAGTGCTAGATGAATTCCCTTTTCGGAAATTTCTTCTGTAATCGCACTTGCGACCTGTTTTTGCAACTCTGGATGAAAAGAAGCAGCACGAGCTAAATTCACAGGATAAGATTCGCTATCTAACGCTTGGTGACCGTGCGGAACTTCCTCAGCTAATAATACAGGAATCCCTAGGCGCGTATTTTCTATCACATAGCGTTGAATTTTATTAGCAACTTTGCCGGCATTTTTCCGACTTACACCTGTGTCCTTATTCATTTTAGACCATGGATCAGCGCGGAACAGACCGTATAAAGCGCCTATACCTTCAAAACGAGCTACTTCATCTTTAAACTTTTCCGTGAGTTGAAATGTTTCCTCTTCGCGCAAGAAAGCTTCCCAGCCGTACATGCGCTGGTTTAATTGACCACATTTTTCCGCCAGAGTCATTTTGGAAAGCAAGTCTTCTACGCGCTCTGAAACAGATTTAGTCTTATCCAAATAAATCGCCATTTTTTCTCCTCCTTGCTAAAAAACTAGGATTTTTATAGTAAACTAATTGCTAAATCTAATACTTTTTCACCATTCATACGGCCATAATCAACGATATCAATAACTGCCACCGATACATTATCACCAACTGTGTCTATTACTTTATCTTTCATATAATTTACTTGCGGTCCAAGTAAAATCGCATCAGCTTTACGCCAATTTTTTTCGAAATCCGTTTCTGAAATAGCCCAGATAGTCAATTCTAAATTACGTTCTTCTACAACACGTTCCATTTTCCTTACTAAAACACTTGTAGACATTCCCGCATTACACATCAACATAATATTTTTCATAAAAAATTCCTCCAATTAGGCTTTAATTCGGTCATTGGCTTTTAAGAATGGTAGGTAAAGAAGTACGCAGACGCCAATCAAGAAAATTTGGAATACTGCAGCGCGCCAGTCCCCACCTGTTGCAAGGAAGCCGGAAGCAACAACTGGTGTCGTCCACGGAACCATTACGACTACCTCTGAAATCATATGCAGTTTCGTCGCAAAGTATGCTAAACATAAACAAAGCGGAGTTGAAATAATGAACGGAATCATTAAACTCAAGTTATAAACAATCGGAAGCCCAAATACTACTGGTTCATTAATGTTAAATAGACCAGGAGCTGCCGATAAAGTAGCTATTTCGCGATAATCTTTTCGTTTTGACCAAATAAATATTGCTAATAATAACGCAATGGTATTTCCGCCACCACCCATAACGCCAAAAACATCACGGAAAGTAGTATTAATAATATGTGGAATCTCTGTATGATTCGCAAATGCTGTCATATTTTCTTGCATATTTGCCAAAAGAACTGGGTCCATAATTGGCCCTAAAATCCCACTTCCAGCAATACCAATAGAATAAAGCATTTGTGAAATCGTCATTAACGTTAGGAAACCTGGAACGCTTGTAACTAGGAACGTTAATGGCTCCTGAATAATCGCGCTAATTAAGGAATACAAATTCAAGCTGAATAATGTCACTACTAAGAATGAAATAAATGCAAAAATAAGTATTGTTAACATTGTCGGAATAAGCACATTGAACGATTTAATTACTGCTGGAGGTACGCTATCCCCAGAAATATGAATCTTCATTTTCTCACTCTTAGAAAGACGAATGAACACTTCCGTTGCAAGTAGTGCTGTTACAATCCCAACGAACATTCCCGCTGAACCCATCAAGGCTATTGGCAATACTCCAGCAACTTCCACAGATTTCTCTGCACCAATCGGCACAATTTCTGTCACAGCTGGGATAAAAATAACAATCAGTGCAATGGTCATTAATGCCGGTGCAAACGGATTTTCAAACTTCCGATTTTGTGCTAAAAAGTAAGCAACCGATGCCCCAATTAAAATAGTAATAATCCCTAAAGTCCCGTTTACAATACTGTTACCTAGCCCTTGCCAAGTCGTAAGTGTTTCGGAACTGATAATCGCCGACATAAAACCATCCGGCTTAATAATAACGTTATTAATTAAAACCATGAATCCTGCTAACATAATAAAAGGTAAAATAGTAGCAAATGCATCACGCATAGACTTTAAATGAATTTGATTTCCAAGCTTCTGCGATAACCAACTTAATTTCTCGATGAACTTTTTCAATTTTTTATACCTCCTTTGATATTACAATAAGTGTAGCGCTTTCTTTTTGTTAAATAAATCTAGTCTTTTTCCGCATCTGTATTTTACATGCGGAAATAAAAAAAGGCCCGTTAACTTTTCTCTCTAAAAAAGTCTAACGAACCTTTTAGTTATAACGTTTGTAGCACACGCATAAATTCTTCAAAACTTGTCACACGTTTTAGCTCTCCCATTGCTTTTGGACTTTCTACTAAATTGCTAATAAGCTCATACACCGTCGCAAGCTGCTGTTGTTGCTTGTTTTTTACCGCTAACATGAAAATTACTTGCGCCTGATCTTCCTCATTCCATTTTACCCCTCCGCCAACACAAATACATACTCCAATAGCTGTTTCCTGGACGTTTGCCTCAATTGGGTGCGGTGCCGCAAGTCCATTACCTAAATAAGTCGGTACAATTTCTTCGCGCTCAAAAAGTGACGGTAAATAGTCCTCGCCAACAATATTATTTTCCAGCAAAAGACTCGCTAAATTTACGAGAACTTGCTCTTTATCCTTTTTATCACTAATTAAGAATAACGATTCCTTAAAAACCTTGTCCACTTCAAATTGGTTCTTCGTCTCATCTTGCTTCATCAAAGCAGTAATATTACGAATATCCGCCTTTGTCAAAAATGGTGACACTTGAATAAATGGGTGCAATTTCATTCGCAGTGGTACTGTAGAGATAACAAAATCACACATCGTTCCACTCTGCTCATATTCTTTAAATGAGTACACTCCGACTATTTCAAGCGTATTCTCAAACTCTTTTCGTACTTTAGATTCCAAAAGTTGTGACGTCCCTAAACCAGAAGCGCAAACAATTAACACTTTTTGCTTCTCAGACTCTATTTCTTTATCTAAACCATATAAAAAGTGAATAGCCAAATACCCTACTTCCGCTTCGTCCACATTTGTTTTTAACTCCTGCTCAAGGACTTCTTTAGCAACCAACCCTAATTCAAAAGCTAGTGGATAATTAGCTTTTAGATTTTTTAAATACGGGTTTTGTATATTCATATTAAATTTAATTCTGTTAATAGCTGGCTTTAAATGCAATGCGATATTTGAAATCATTTTCTGATCCTGCTTAAAATCATAACCATACAGCTCTTTAATCTTCGCTAACATCTTATCCACGATGATATATTCTCGGTAATTATTAAAGTCACTTTTTCTGTTTTTCGAACTAAGGTGTAGCAGCAGATAGGCAGTCTCACTTTCCGGGAAACGAATTCCTTCTGAAAGATCTATTTCTTTTATAATACCTTGAGCCGCCCTTAGTTCCGGCATACTAAATTCAATATCCTCCAAATCTGTTGCAGGTACATAACAATTATCTTTTACACGACATACAGCAATTGCGATATGAATAATCAAATTTTTAACTGAAATGTCCGTCATGTGAATATTATATTTCGCTATATTAGAAACGACAATCTGCTCCATCATTTCCAAATTAACTTCTCCAAAAAAATTTATTTCCGTTTCTGTAATAAGCGGGCTTGTAGATTCCACTAACAAATACCTTGAAAAGCAAAATCGGATAGCAAGTTCTGCGCCAGTAATTCTAATTCCATAGCCAGCTCGTTTTTCCACTTTCAACTCATTTTCTTTGAGTTTTCGTTTCACTTCTAAAATATCCAAGTTTATCGTAGACTTACTAACAAAAAGCTCTTCTGACAACGTCTCCAGCTTTACATAGTCATTTTTAAGTAATAAATATCGAATAATATAATCTGCTCTATCCTCTGCAAACATCGGCACGATATTCATATTAGCTCTTCCCACCGAATCATCCAAAAGAGCTTCACGCAGCGCTTTTTCATCACCAATGACCAGACGATATCCTACACCAGGAAGTGATTCGATTCTGTTTCCGCCTATCGTCAGTATTTGATTAATTACTTTAATATCATTTCTAATTGTCCGAGGGTTAACAGCTAAAGCTTCCCCTAATTCTCCACCACTAATAAACTCCATCTTTAAATAAAGCATATGAACTATTTGTTTCCATCTAGGTAATGATAATTTTGAAGCACTCACGCAGCTCCACTCCTCACGACAATTAATTTAAGCTATTTCATCTTGATTATAAGCCTATCACCTGATAACGACAAGTCTTCCAGAAATAGTAGCAAGTATTTCGATAAAAAGCAATATCGTTAAAAATGCCTTTACTCCAACCTTCTAGCCCAAAAAGTTTCACGTGAAACATAAAAAAGCGAAAACCCTAAAAAGGATTTTCGCTTTCACTTATTTTAAATCAGTTACATGTTCTTCAAGATTAATACCAGTTCCCGCAGCCACTCGACTAGCGAATTCCGGATCTACTTGATAGAAATTACGTAAGTTGCGGATTTTAATATCCTCACGTACTTGTGACCAATCATCGACAATGTTTTTCACGAGTGCAGCACGTTCTGCATCTGAATAACGATCCCATACTTCTTTTGCATGGCCAAAGTTATTTGGTTTTTCAGCAATCAGGCGCCCAGAAATATCACCACGGATTTCTTGCTCTGGTTCGATAAACGCTGGATTTTCTTTTGGTTCCGTATCATAACTATTTGGCTCATAATTAATCGAACTTGTTTGTTGTTTAAACGGCATATGACCGTCACGTTGGTTGTTCGCGACAGGCGCTTTCGGGCTGTTAATTGGGAGTTGTAAGTAGTTCGGCCCTACACGATGTCTTTGCGTATCTGAGTAAGAGAATAAACGACCTTGCAACAAACGGTCTTCAGAAGGAAGCATCCCACGTACAAGTACCCCAGGATTAAAACCAACCGATTCTGTCTCCGCAAAAATATTATCTGGGTTGCGGTCAAGCGTCATTGTTCCTACGTGTTCATAAGGGAATACATCTTCAAACCAATCTTTTGTAGCATCTAATGGATTGAAATCAAAGCTATCTAAGTCTTTCGGATCCAACACTTGCACATATAAATCCCATTCAGGATAGTCTCCATTTTCAATTGCTTCGTACAAATCACGACTTGCATGGTTAAATTCTTTTGCTTGAATTTGAGAAGCTTGCTCCGTCGAAAGGTTCACTATTCCTGCTTTTGGAACCCAGCGCAATTTTACATAAACTGTTTTGCCTTCTTCGTTAATCCATTTGAACGCATGAACACTAGAGCCCCGGATTTCGCGGTAAGAAGCCGGCGTTCCTTCATCACTGAATAAGTACATAATCATCGTCGTAGCTTCCGGTGTAAGGCTAAAGAAATCCCAGTAACGATTGCCATCTTGAATATTTGTGCGCGGGTCAGGCTTCAAGGAATGAATAACATCTGGAAACTTAATCGCATCACGAATGAAGAATACTGGCAAATTATTTCCGACAAAGTCATAATTTCCCTCTTCCGTATAAAACTTAACGGAGAAACCGCGTGGATCACGTAATGTTTCTGGAGAATGTTGCCCATGAATTACTGTTGAAAAACGAGCAAAAACCTCAGTTTCCGTTCCTTCTTCTTGCAAAAATTTAGCCATTGTATATTTTTTCATGCTTTTTTTAGTAACAAATTTCCCGTGCGCACCAGCACCACGAGCATGTACAACCCTCTCAGGAACTCGTTCTCTATCAAAATGCGCCAATTTCTCAATAAGCACATAATCTTCTATCAAAGTAGGTCCTTTACGTCCCGCTGTCATTGAATTTTGGTTATCACCAACTGGCACACCTTGATTCGTCGTTAAATTTTTTCTATCTGTCATATGTATATACCTCCATAACAATTCTATATCATTTTTATTTATAATAATTATTAAATGATACTATTTATATTTTAAAGAAGGGAGAGACAAACTTCAACTAAAAGGCTTATAAAAAGCAATCTCTTAGGAGAGATTGCTTTTTATCATTTAAAGAACATGTATATATAAATCTTCACTAACTTGCGTGAGATTAATGTTATTTACTCGCTCAATCATTTCGATATAATTTTCCGGTATTGTGGGGGACATTCCACCGCAAATCCCCGCACTGATAGCTCCAATTGTATCGGTATCCCAACCAATGCATGCACTCAATTTGGCCGCTTCTACTGGGTCACCTTTTGCTAATTCAACAATAGCGAATGCGCAGGGAATAGTTTCAATTGTTTCCATTCCTGAGCCGATTTCTTCATATAGTCTTTTCAGTGCAGTCGCTGGTCCTGTTTCCTCTCCAATAATTTCGCGAGCCTTGTCCATTCTAAATTTTAACGACGCTGAAGGGAAATCATATCCGTAATTACTAGCAACCTCAATTGCTTCGTAAGCTAATTCCCATATTTTATCCACTATGTTCCCACCTCGAACCACATAACTAATTGCAGCCGCGACAGCACTTGCGCCCTGAATAGCAATTTTGGCATTATGTGTAGGCAGGCAAATTTGATGCACTTTGGAAACCAAGTCTTCCATATCTTCATAATTAGCTATTATGCCGATTGGCGCTATTTTCATCGATGCTCCATTTGTTGTGCCCGAAATACCTGTTTTGGTAATCGGCACGCCTTCTGAGATTTGTTTCAATGCTCTAAGTGTGGAAGGACCTGAGACGAACTCCGAAACACCTGAATTAGCGTTCCATTCGACTAATTCCGCGACATAGTCTTCCACGCGTATTTGCCCATTATTTTTTTTAATCATTTCAGCAATCATCAACACATTTATCGTATCATCTGTAATCGACCCAGCCGCCAGTTTTCTTCCAAATGCATCACTTTCGTCGGAAGGCAAGAGCGTTTCAACCCCATTAGGATAAATGGCTCTTATCTTTTCCTGCGACCAACATTCTGTCGGCATTCCCATTGCATCGCCGAGTGCTCCACCCGCTAAAACTCCAAAAACCCTTGTTTTCATCAATACGAAACCTCCATATCATTAGTAGCTTTTCCGTTAAAAGGTATTAACGTCAGCATTTTCCCGCCTTGTTTCACAGTTGTTTTTTCTTCAGAAATGATATCTAAAAAGTCATCTGTGTTTAAAATAACGACTAATACTTCGGATTTATAACCTTTGTTTTCAATTGCTTCAAAGTCCACATTTACAAGTGTCTGCCCTTGTTTCACCTTTGACCCCACTTCCACTTGCACATCAAAACCTTCCCCGTTCAACTCCACCGTATCAATTCCAATATGAATTAAAATTTCCGTTCCATTTTCCGTAGTAATTCCAAGCGCATGTCCTCCCGGGAACACCGTAGTAACAACACCGGCTGCAGGAGCAACCACTTTACTTCCTGTTGGGAAAATAACAACCCCTTCACCCATCGTTTTGGAAGCGAATGTCTCGTCTGCTGAGGATGAAATTGGCTGCATCGTGCCAGCAATTGGCGCTAAAACTTCTTGTTGCTTAATTAAAGGTTTAGTCTCTTCGTCCACTACATCCTCACTAGATTTAAACGTAAAGAAT of Listeria monocytogenes contains these proteins:
- a CDS encoding glycoside hydrolase family 3 N-terminal domain-containing protein; translated protein: MAIYLDKTKSVSERVEDLLSKMTLAEKCGQLNQRMYGWEAFLREEETFQLTEKFKDEVARFEGIGALYGLFRADPWSKMNKDTGVSRKNAGKVANKIQRYVIENTRLGIPVLLAEEVPHGHQALDSESYPVNLARAASFHPELQKQVASAITEEISEKGIHLALASALDILRDPRWGRAEECYGEDPYLAAELTAAITEGFQASGKIAVILKHFAAQGEPIGGHNSGPVSIGVRELREIFLDPMRAGIRSGALGVMAAYNEIDGVPCHANKELLTTILREEMGFSGIVMADGCALDRLLKLNPDPKKAAKMALEAGVDLSLWDEVFPFLEESVEKGILDEKIVDDAVSRVLQVKFQLGLFEQPFVEEDIQEPKSDWRQLNLQAAREGICLLKNDFETLPLVGEPKKIAVVGPSIDSLYNQLGDYTAPQNESECVTVLEGIKNLLPKNWEVLSEKGTEIREELPDGIQRAEVVAKEADAIVMVLGGSSARNFDMEFLNNGAVSSKGPNMDAGENVDVSDITLPQPQLDLFYAMKRTGKPVIVVMIQGRPIAIPEISLAADAILTAWYPGSVGGTAIAEVLFGHYNPSGKLPVSIPRSSGQIPIYYNQKAVEYKEDYFDLTGKPLYPFGYGLSYSAFEYQDLQIKQESIKIAELLGGQSVEVTVNVKNISNVAGEEVVQLYIHDMEASITRRKKELKAFKKVRIAANQTTTVTFKLDKSSFEIWSINNKYEVEPGGIEIFVGGSSDTKLTGRVSIIGG
- a CDS encoding PTS sugar transporter subunit IIB, producing the protein MKNIMLMCNAGMSTSVLVRKMERVVEERNLELTIWAISETDFEKNWRKADAILLGPQVNYMKDKVIDTVGDNVSVAVIDIVDYGRMNGEKVLDLAISLL
- a CDS encoding PTS sugar transporter subunit IIC, giving the protein MKKFIEKLSWLSQKLGNQIHLKSMRDAFATILPFIMLAGFMVLINNVIIKPDGFMSAIISSETLTTWQGLGNSIVNGTLGIITILIGASVAYFLAQNRKFENPFAPALMTIALIVIFIPAVTEIVPIGAEKSVEVAGVLPIALMGSAGMFVGIVTALLATEVFIRLSKSEKMKIHISGDSVPPAVIKSFNVLIPTMLTILIFAFISFLVVTLFSLNLYSLISAIIQEPLTFLVTSVPGFLTLMTISQMLYSIGIAGSGILGPIMDPVLLANMQENMTAFANHTEIPHIINTTFRDVFGVMGGGGNTIALLLAIFIWSKRKDYREIATLSAAPGLFNINEPVVFGLPIVYNLSLMIPFIISTPLCLCLAYFATKLHMISEVVVMVPWTTPVVASGFLATGGDWRAAVFQIFLIGVCVLLYLPFLKANDRIKA
- a CDS encoding BglG family transcription antiterminator: MSASKLSLPRWKQIVHMLYLKMEFISGGELGEALAVNPRTIRNDIKVINQILTIGGNRIESLPGVGYRLVIGDEKALREALLDDSVGRANMNIVPMFAEDRADYIIRYLLLKNDYVKLETLSEELFVSKSTINLDILEVKRKLKENELKVEKRAGYGIRITGAELAIRFCFSRYLLVESTSPLITETEINFFGEVNLEMMEQIVVSNIAKYNIHMTDISVKNLIIHIAIAVCRVKDNCYVPATDLEDIEFSMPELRAAQGIIKEIDLSEGIRFPESETAYLLLHLSSKNRKSDFNNYREYIIVDKMLAKIKELYGYDFKQDQKMISNIALHLKPAINRIKFNMNIQNPYLKNLKANYPLAFELGLVAKEVLEQELKTNVDEAEVGYLAIHFLYGLDKEIESEKQKVLIVCASGLGTSQLLESKVRKEFENTLEIVGVYSFKEYEQSGTMCDFVISTVPLRMKLHPFIQVSPFLTKADIRNITALMKQDETKNQFEVDKVFKESLFLISDKKDKEQVLVNLASLLLENNIVGEDYLPSLFEREEIVPTYLGNGLAAPHPIEANVQETAIGVCICVGGGVKWNEEDQAQVIFMLAVKNKQQQQLATVYELISNLVESPKAMGELKRVTSFEEFMRVLQTL
- a CDS encoding catalase, translating into MTDRKNLTTNQGVPVGDNQNSMTAGRKGPTLIEDYVLIEKLAHFDRERVPERVVHARGAGAHGKFVTKKSMKKYTMAKFLQEEGTETEVFARFSTVIHGQHSPETLRDPRGFSVKFYTEEGNYDFVGNNLPVFFIRDAIKFPDVIHSLKPDPRTNIQDGNRYWDFFSLTPEATTMIMYLFSDEGTPASYREIRGSSVHAFKWINEEGKTVYVKLRWVPKAGIVNLSTEQASQIQAKEFNHASRDLYEAIENGDYPEWDLYVQVLDPKDLDSFDFNPLDATKDWFEDVFPYEHVGTMTLDRNPDNIFAETESVGFNPGVLVRGMLPSEDRLLQGRLFSYSDTQRHRVGPNYLQLPINSPKAPVANNQRDGHMPFKQQTSSINYEPNSYDTEPKENPAFIEPEQEIRGDISGRLIAEKPNNFGHAKEVWDRYSDAERAALVKNIVDDWSQVREDIKIRNLRNFYQVDPEFASRVAAGTGINLEEHVTDLK
- a CDS encoding ADP-ribosylglycohydrolase family protein; translation: MKTRVFGVLAGGALGDAMGMPTECWSQEKIRAIYPNGVETLLPSDESDAFGRKLAAGSITDDTINVLMIAEMIKKNNGQIRVEDYVAELVEWNANSGVSEFVSGPSTLRALKQISEGVPITKTGISGTTNGASMKIAPIGIIANYEDMEDLVSKVHQICLPTHNAKIAIQGASAVAAAISYVVRGGNIVDKIWELAYEAIEVASNYGYDFPSASLKFRMDKAREIIGEETGPATALKRLYEEIGSGMETIETIPCAFAIVELAKGDPVEAAKLSACIGWDTDTIGAISAGICGGMSPTIPENYIEMIERVNNINLTQVSEDLYIHVL